AAGTCTGAGACTCCCTGTCCTGAATCCCAGACCATCCAAGCCCAGATACTCCCATCTTCTGAGATTCCCTCAGAATCAGATCTCAGACCTGCTAGGTCTGAGGATGCCCCATTCTGGGACACCCCAATCTTGAAACCCCAGACTCTGGAACTCTGAAATCCTAATAACTGTCTTCAGTCCCCTAAAAGCCCGAGCTTCCCCAGAATTCCCAAGCCTCCATCTTGTACCCCCTCCAGCCCTATAGCTCATCACACCCCTCATGTCTCCCACCCCTCCTGTTCTCTCCCTCAAGGACAAAGTCCCTGGAGACCCCAAGACCGTTACCTAAGGCTGGGTCTGCAGAGTCCGCGAGCTTTGGGACAGAGCCTTCCTGATGGAGCTGAAGCACCCCTGGGGTTTATAGGGGAGGCTCGGCCCCGCCcccccaggggagagggagggccagAGAATTCCTTTCTCCAACCTCGAGTCCCAGCTCAAGGGCTGCCCTGCCCCCAGTCTGGCTTCACATTCAGGATCCCAGACCTCCTTGGCTGCTTGGGGACCCCTCCACCCCATCGGCATCACCTTGAACCCAGGCTGGGTCAGGTGACCTCCAACCTCTGGGCTCCCCACCCCTTACAGCAGACTGTGCTCTATGCTTTGAGGTCCCTGGGCTCAGCACACAATAGACCCTTGGAGAATACTTGTTGACAAAAGGGGTACAGGGGCTGCTTTCACTTATATGGCTCTGGTTCTGGTTTCTGTGTCTCTCCGACGCtgtccttctttcctttgtctctgtGACTCCCCATCTGTTCGTCTCTgtctcccccctccctgcccccacccctttgtCTGCCACCAGGATTCCACCCTGGTGACAACAGGCGCTAAAGTGGGGAAGCAGGTGtgcgctgggggaggggagagggtgtggTGTCAGGCCCGCTCGACCTCAcactcccccacctccatctGACACTGATCTGTTTTGGTATTCCTCCCCACCCGTTTCCCTGCCAAGCCATGACCTTGAACTCTAGGGGAGCCGGccacccctcctgcctctccgtttctctgtctctcacagtcggccatctctgtgtctatttctgggGCATTTCTCTGGGGGTTCTCTCTGGGTCGCTTTCAGGCTCTATCtgcatctctctgcctctgtgtctttCACTCTCCGGGTCTCCCCGCACATTTCTGTCTCTGCATTTCCTCAGGGGTCTCTGTGAATCTGCCTCACTCTCAGTATCCATCTATAGGTCTCTATCTGTGAccccatttccctctctccttggctctgGATCTGTGTCTCTATCTTTCTAGATCTTTCTGGGGCATCCTCCTCCAcatctctgtcatttttttttttaagattttatttattatttatttgacagagagagaaatcacaagtaggcggagagtcaggcagagagagagagagaagcaggctcccgctgagcaaagagcccaatgcggggctcgatcccaggacactgagatcatgacctgagccgaaggcagcggcttaatccactgagccacccaggcgccccaacacatcTCTGTCATTTTCCCTCTTTGGGTCCCCATGTCTGTCTCCGTGATCTCTGTGCCCTGTGATGCACAAGTGTCTCTCCAGCGTCCCTTTCTTTGCACATCTTTCTAGGAAtctctgtctcccccccccccaccccaactccataggtctctggctctgtctgtgtctctgggtGTCTCTTTTTGAGCCTTGGTCCGGGCATCTCTGGACACCCCAAGAATTCCCCGTTCTGCAGCCCAGCTCCGCTCCTGCGGTATGGTGTAGCTCTGGGgggccctcccctcctccatcttctcGTCCGCCTCACACCTCACCCCCCAGGCAGCAGACAGGCAGCCGCTCCTAGCCTGAAGAGCAACTTTATTACTCCGGGACGCCTCCAGGGCTAGCTCAGGGGGCAGGCGGTCTCAGCCTTCGAACTTTTTCTTGCGGCCCTCCATGCCGCTCAGCGCGTCGATGTTCTTCCGCCAGTCTCCCACCTCCCGGTTCTCCTAGGGGAATGCGGTCAAGGGTTAGGGTCTCCCCCTGGTCGACAGTCTCTCAAATATACTCCGGCCACCCTCCAGGCTGCTGGGCCACGGTGTTCCGGATGTCCGCCTAGGGATCTGGTTCTGAACATGTCTCGTCCCGCAGGCAATCCCAACAAATTTGCCCCCAGGAACACCCCATCCTCCTCACACAGTGCAGGCCTCCAGGCTCATCTTCCCCTTCTGGCCTCCCCCCATGCACTACTTTTCTCTCATGGACATCCCAACTCCTTGCTACTTCCTTCCTCCCTAACACacttcctgctttcctcttccagcttctgtctTCCTCTCGCCCTTCTAGCCCGTCCTAGAGGGGTGCCAGAGGACCTTCTACCAGATTCTTCTCCCCATAACTCCAAGTGCCACTTGCCCTGAGCTGAGGCCCAAGGACTGCTGTCCCAGCACCCTCTCCCCGGAGCAGCCCATTTCCTGGCCCGAGCCACACTCACCTTCTCTGTGTCCTCCTTCTTCACCTGCTTGAGGTGGGCCCGCAGGTCTAAGGTCTCCTTAGCCCTGGTGCCCAGCAGGGCCTGCATCATGGCATCCGCGGAGATTCTCACCCTCCGCAGGGTGGGCCGCTTAAATTTGCCCCGAAGGTCAAAGATCTTCTGGGTCAGATCTGCGATCTGGGGGCAGTGATAAGGGGAGGTGGAAACTgcccccccatccacctcccccagccccatgcGTCCACTCTacatttccctcctctctccaagCCTAAGGAGGCTCAGCTCCCACTGCCTTCGGGGAAAAATCCACCGGCCTCATCAGTAACTGTAAGTCCTCCCCGATCTGCCCCGTTTCCTCTCAGCAAGGCACTGACACATCCCGGTCCAGCTGCAGGCGTCCCATGATTCCCAACCCATGCCTGGGCTCACGCATCAACCCCTGATGCTCTGGCTCCACAGTCTCCCATCTCCTGGCTTCTGTGTGCTGTCCCTTCCGCCTGAACCAGCCTTTCTAGCCACTCTATTCATTCTTCTGCCCCGTCCCTTCCAGACCCACAGAGCTGTCCTGGGTCTCCTGGTGTCTGCAAACGCAGCTGCAGGGGGTAAGACACGAGACTCTACCCTGAAGAGACCAAGACTGCCCGGGACCCCCCAACCTCTGCAATGTTCTTTGTGACTTTCGCCTCCACGTCGTATCTCTCTTCATCCACTTTGTCCACGCGGGCGTGGAGTTGTCGGCACAAGTCCTGGTCAAGGAATTGTGGTATATGTGGTGGGGGGCCCCCGACTCCTGAGTCCAAGGGAGGAGGGGTTTGGGGTCTGGATATTTGGTCCTGGAGGCACAGTTTGAAGCGGACTCTGGGGCAGCTCGAAGAAAGGGTGCTAGGAGCCAGGAGTCCTGAGAATCTGACAGAATTGGAGCTGGAGAAATCaacctctggattttttttttttttaaagattttctttatttatttgtcagagagagagcgagcgagagcgagcacaggcagagtcagagggagaagcaggctccctgcggagcaaggagcccgatgtgggactcgatcccaggacgctgggatcatgacctgagctgaaggcagctgctcaaccaactgagccacccaggcgtcccacaaccTCTGGATTTTGAGACCCTAGGCAGCCACAGGCCACATTTCTAAACTCCTGAGGGTAAGGACTGGGAGGCTGGACCCTAAGGTCCCCAGCAGAAGTGGAGCATAGTGACTCGACCCATGAGCCCCAAGGATGCGAGAGCGGACGTTAGGAACCTCGGATCCCCAGCTGGGCAGGGGTCCCTGATAAGAGTCGGTACCTGCAGCTCCGCGAAGCCCAGCCCGGCCAACTCTAGGGGCTGGCACCGCGTGCTCAGAGCGCGCCCCTTCTCTCCACGCCGTTCCTCCGCCTCCCGCTCCAGCTCTTGCTTCGCAATCTGCAGCATCAGGGTCTGCGGAGGGAAGGCCAGGGACCGCAGCCCACCCGGGACAGCGGATGAGGGCCGCGCCACACGGGGGAAGCCGCCCTGGCCAGGACAGCCCTCTCTCTAGGCCCAGGACAGATCAGCTGTCCCGCAGGGCCACTCCCCTTCAAAGTCGGGTTCATCGTTCCAAGGCTCCGCCCCTGTAGCGGGACTGCCCACCTCGAGCCCCGCTCACTACACCCTACACCCCCAAACCTCAAGCACCCTGAGGACACCTAGGCGCCCGCTCCAGGCCCACCGGCACCTTCAGCTGCAGCTTCCTCGAGGCGGAGATCTTGGACTTTTTCTGCCGGAGTGGAATGGAGCCAGTAATAGTGAGGGTGGGGAACTGAAGACggagggtgggcagggggccTCACGGCCACTCCCTCACACCTGGTCCCGCTTTGGACCTGCCTCCAACTCTGGCCAAACCTACGGGAAGCCacgcccctctccccacccaccaatCCTGGGCCCTGATCTGTTAGGCACCGCCCCCTATACCCTAAGCATCGCAGTTCCCACGGACAACGGGACTCCGCCCATAGGCAGGTCTCACCAATCCGAGCCCTCCCTCTGCAAAGCCCCGCCCTTAAAGAGTGGCATGCTCCTAGGCACCGCCTACGAGCAAAGCCCCGCCCCATCTAAGGCTCTGGTCCCGCCCTCATGCCTAGGTGCCACCACCTCTGCAGACTGGGAACCCCGACCCGCACAACCCCCTCCTCACCTTGGCGTGCGGCTCCGTGGCGTACGCGCGGTAGTTGGCAGAAGACCGGCGTCGGATCGGGGCCGGAGCTGGGGGCGGGCACCCCGCCTGGGATTGGGGGAACGGGGCCGCGTCACCGCCGGGCCCCCGCTTCCCCCCTCCACGCCGTCTCCTGGGATTGCAGCCTCCCGTCCCAGGCCCCACCCTGCTGCGCCCTCCCCTGCCGGTCGCCCCTCGCCTGTGCCCGCTCTCACCGCATCGCCGCTCCTGGAGGGAGAGACCGGGAGAAAGGATTAATGGTGGGCCTGTGTCCCCTCCAGTCTAAGAGACCCCAGAGGAAGGCCTACCAGCTCCTCCGTCCTAAGATCCTAGGAGCCCTGATTCCCAAACTCTTCCCTCCTGCAGATACCAGGGATGctgtccccacctcccttctcagaCTCTGTGTCCAGCCTTGCAGTCTTACCCCCCACCGCCTAGGGCTTCTGGGAGTCCCAGTTACCAAGCTGCACTTACTCGTCCGCCATGCTGAGACTCGGGCCAGGGGTTGCAGGAGGCACTGACGGGGCAAGGGGCGCTTGGAGGGTCAGTGAGGGCACGCCCCGGGTGACCTTGAAAGCCCCCGGGACTTCGTGCTTGTCTGGGCTGCTCAAGCTTCACTGAGGACACTGAGATAAGGGGCGTGGACTGAGACTAAATATACTGCTgccacctcctccccctgcccaggaTGTGAGATAACCAGGCGCGTGAGAGGTGGGGTGGGCTGCTGTCCAGCTGGGTCACCCTTCCACCTTGGCGGCCTGGGAGCTCAAACCCAGCAGTGCAGACCCCcaacctcttctctctccctcagacccagaagtccagacccccagcccctcctccctcagacccaggagtgcagacccccagcctctcctcgttcagacccaggagtccaggcccccagccccctcctccctcctctggacCCAGGAGTTCAGACccccagcccctcttccctcAGATCCAGGAGTCCAGGCCCCCAGTCCCTCTTCCCTCAGACTCAGGAGTTCagaccccagccccctcctccctcagacccaggagtccagacccccagcccctcctctttcagacccaggagtccagacCCCCAGTCTcttccctcagacccaggagtccagacCCTCAGCTCCTCTTCCTTCAGACCCAGGAGTCTGAGCCTCATCCCCACATTGGACTGCAATATTCCTAAGAGCTATGGTCAGTTTCTGTATCCGAAACTTGTTAGCCACTCAATaaaatttgttgatttatttgaggaTCCAGGTATGGCCCAGACTCTCAGGCCACAACAGTTGGAGAAACAGTAAGGAGAAATTCACCTCTGGTTCAGTAGGAACTGGGTCTCTCCTGACCACTCTAGCTCATCCCGTGTCCTAGTCCTGGAGACAAGACTGAAGACCAGAAAGACACAGAGGCACACGAAGAAGAGGACCCCGCTCTCTTTACTGGGCTCCTGGGGGTGTTGAACAGCCCTGGAGAGCAATTCCCCCATCCCCAGTTAAAACAGGACCTTGGGGGACAAGGAGACCACACAGAGGGCCTGAGACTCAGGGCCCATCTCTGTAGGCGGTGTCTCAAGAGCAGAACATGTAACTCTAAAAGAACAATCTAGAATTCTAGGAACAGAACACAGAATCCCAGGATGATAATTTGAAATGCCAGCAACACCTCTGGAGCTGATAGAGACTGCTGAGAACAGAACTGAGTGTTCTAGAGGCGGGCTCAAATTCCAGGACCTGACTTTACAAGTCAGAGATGGGGACAGGGGTCAGACTCTCTGGTTGTGGAGTCTGACTCTGTGGGTAGAGCCGGAGACTCTGGGGGCCGCTTGAGGGGCTCAGGGGGTGGGGTCCCGCCTTCCAGAGCCTGGCTCAGGTCCTCAAGGGGCGGGGTTGGGACGTCAGGGAGCGGAGTCATGGAGTCCACAGCGGAGCCAGTGCCACAAGTGGAGTCTGGGGCCTTGTGGAAGCGCGCGAAGGTCTCCAAGGGCCTGGCCTGCGGCAGTAGGGTGAACCCAGCCGCCCGAGCGAGCTCCTCAACCCGGCTGGCAAACCCCTGCAGCTGCTCCTGCCGCAGGTCCACCAGGTATCTGAAACCAAGAAGGGGGCCGTTAGGGGTCCTGGCTTCCAGCCCTCAGCCTGGAcgctccctgcccagccctccgCTGGCTCACCGCGCTAATTCCACCACCAGGCGTCCTCCAGGGGCCACGGTGGCCCCCAGATCTGGGCTAAGAAGATGCACCATCCTgcgcagagggaagggagggccgAGGCTGAGACTTCCAGGTCCTGAGagaggagtggggctgggggatcTGGCTGGGGGACTAAGGATCCTGGGTGTGAGGAGGAGGAGCTTGGGGAGTGAAGTCTGGGAACCTCTCTCTTACCCACAGGCCACATAGAGAAGCTGGAACCGTTCCTTGTAGCAGCTTTTGTGGTGAAGTGTCTGGGCAGAGCCGAGAGGCAGGAAGTGCACAGTGAAGAATTCCGGGGCAAGAGCAGCTGGGGAAGAACTGGCAGAGTTAGGCCGACCCACAAAGCTTGGAGAAAATACTCCTTGCCTGTCCTGAAGCCCTTTCTCATCCTTTCTCATAGATGGATTCCTGGAAAATTCTGGGAAGGGCAGCCCGGCAAGCAGCGTGGCAAgcagacccattttacagagtaGGCTGCTGAGActcaagagagggaaagagtgggtGGCCCATGGCCATACAGGGCATCCAGACACCAAGGAAGAGCCAGGTTGGGGGATGGTTACAAGGAGGCATGaccagaatggggggggggggggggctccaaaGGTGAGCTGGGACCCAGCACCTTGCTAGAATGCTCTTTTAGACTTCTGCAGGTAGGATTAGAATACAACTGTTGGAATTCAGAAAGATAACATGGTGTCAAGatttaggaaagagagaaatacagagaaagaaaaagacaatgtcAGGAACAGGAGATCACTTGTTCAGACACTGGAAACCATATTGGTACGTGCTCGGACATGAAATACCTGAAGCCTGGGATGGAGGTCCGGGTCCCACTGTTGCCCGGAGGATGATGTGCCCTCTTTACCATTCAACTCCCATTTCAGGGGGGTGAGCTGATGCGGACGCTTACCGCGCTCTGGTCTTCCATCCTGGTCCTGGTGCACCTGCTCGGGGTTTCCCTGGGCAGTTCTTGGGCGCCCCCAGGCGGCCACCTCTCGGAACAGCTCTGTCACGTTGTGCTGCGTGATCTCACCGGCGGtctggggagagaagaggcaCAGCCCCCGTGACCCGGCAGGGCCTAGAGTACCCCACCCCTCCTCCGAATGCCCAGGCTAGCTCGGATTTCCGGACCGGGTTGAGAAAGTACAGAACAGCGGAatgtcccccagccccagcacctcTGGTCACACACCTTGACTGGCTGTCCATTGCTGGTCCGCAGGAGGCTGTC
The DNA window shown above is from Mustela nigripes isolate SB6536 chromosome 17, MUSNIG.SB6536, whole genome shotgun sequence and carries:
- the TNNI3 gene encoding troponin I, cardiac muscle, whose product is MADESGDAAGCPPPAPAPIRRRSSANYRAYATEPHAKKKSKISASRKLQLKTLMLQIAKQELEREAEERRGEKGRALSTRCQPLELAGLGFAELQDLCRQLHARVDKVDEERYDVEAKVTKNIAEIADLTQKIFDLRGKFKRPTLRRVRISADAMMQALLGTRAKETLDLRAHLKQVKKEDTEKENREVGDWRKNIDALSGMEGRKKKFEG